Proteins encoded together in one Dermacentor variabilis isolate Ectoservices chromosome 2, ASM5094787v1, whole genome shotgun sequence window:
- the LOC142570593 gene encoding uncharacterized protein LOC142570593, producing MNGSRENSSTEIAATAASLLPDLLCKDFFRSSKMMTQEGKSPDIEEAATVEEDKWKWKSMLMTAFMCLMLLVMVVFMLLSEISVDVEENTDGETTTIDRPMNPGYVRKDLSGLVCHTDIYGFLASAIPDSCDFVMVDVPMSLPQPHPIHSNMATINIDPVSYETDIVQHMGSASGKALLLAVERRVLRSSRLQPNAVARGLVQKVVDVNAHGIALSDGLISEADTREIAQDAQPA from the exons ATGaacggttcaagagagaattcctcgaccgaGATTGCGGCCACAGCTGCCag CCTGCTGCCAGACCTGCTGTGCAAAGATTTCTTTCGGTCTTCGAAAATGATGACTCAAGA AGGCAAGAGCCCCGACATCGAAGAGGCGGCGACAGTGGAGGAGGACAAGTGGAAGTGGAAGTCTATGCTCATGACCGCCTTCATGTGCCTCATGCTGTTGGTGATGGTCGTCTTCATGTTGCTCTCTGAAATCTCTGTTG ATGTCGAAGAAAATACTGATGGAGAAACGACTACCATCG ATCGACCTATGAACCCAGGCTACGTGCGAAAGG ATCTGAGTGGTCTTGTGTGCCACACGGACATTTATGGCTTCCTGGCATCTGCCATACCGGACAGCTGCGACTTCGTAATGGTCGACGTGCCGATGTCGTTGCCTCAGCCGCACCCCATCCACTCGAACATGGCGACCATCAACATCGATCCAG TTTCGTACGAAACGGACATAGTGCAGCACATGGGGAGCGCTTCGGGCAAGGCGCTCCTATTGGCGGTCGAGAGGCGCGTTTTGCGAAGCAGCCGACTTCAGCCGAACGCCGTGGCAAGGGGCCTGGTCCAGAAAGTCGTCGATGTGAACGCGCACGGCATCGCGCTCTCGGACGGACTAATTTCGGAAGCCGACACCAGGGAAATCGCTCAAGATGCCCAG CCAGCTTGA